The following are encoded together in the Pyramidobacter piscolens W5455 genome:
- a CDS encoding YbbR-like domain-containing protein encodes MKKNQPARLDDWLSSRSFLVVVSLILSFVLWFYVVGNRNEEIAKTYEVRLDFLNPPADLALFPSVRTVVVTLNGERRAMNVLQNSQLTSEVDLKDLSAGRHTVPIHFKAPSRMNVAQIVPKDVEIELARMIDKELKVKILPPENMPEGYVMDGAAADPDVVVAHGREDQLSSIYEISVRPTLEELFRGGAWRIPLRSPSGVELDFSPADVTVSATYYQGIPRKELPVEVRTRGTLPPSLRLLSAKVVPETILVEGRAEAFDQVAKLYTEPINLARLSKSASIQTKIAEVPAGLSLLSSPAVTVNVEVKTLNDTRDYEEIPIAVTGASADVRWAVEPATVTVYVEGTANVLQDLTLKDLELTAFVDVSNIVAPSMRLPVHLKRKEIAGVESVGVEPLTVKVTRQSQ; translated from the coding sequence ATGAAAAAGAATCAGCCTGCCCGTCTTGACGATTGGCTTTCTTCCAGAAGTTTCTTGGTTGTTGTTTCGTTGATCCTCTCGTTTGTTTTGTGGTTCTACGTCGTCGGCAATCGCAACGAGGAAATTGCCAAGACGTATGAAGTGCGCCTCGATTTTTTGAACCCCCCCGCGGACCTCGCACTTTTCCCTTCCGTAAGGACGGTTGTCGTCACGTTGAACGGCGAGCGTCGGGCGATGAACGTCCTGCAAAACTCCCAGCTCACCTCCGAAGTCGATCTGAAAGATCTGAGCGCCGGGCGTCATACCGTGCCCATTCATTTCAAAGCGCCGTCTCGCATGAACGTGGCGCAGATCGTTCCCAAGGACGTCGAAATCGAGCTGGCGCGCATGATCGACAAGGAGCTCAAGGTCAAGATCCTGCCTCCGGAGAACATGCCGGAAGGATACGTCATGGACGGCGCCGCAGCGGATCCGGACGTGGTGGTGGCTCACGGGCGCGAAGATCAGCTTTCCTCGATTTACGAAATTTCCGTGCGGCCGACTCTGGAGGAACTTTTCCGAGGCGGCGCCTGGCGCATTCCGCTCAGATCCCCCAGCGGGGTGGAACTGGATTTCTCGCCTGCCGACGTGACCGTGTCCGCAACCTACTATCAGGGAATACCGCGCAAGGAACTTCCCGTGGAAGTGAGAACTCGCGGCACTCTGCCGCCGAGCCTTCGCCTCCTTTCCGCAAAGGTGGTCCCCGAGACCATTCTTGTCGAAGGACGGGCGGAAGCTTTCGATCAGGTCGCCAAGCTTTATACGGAGCCGATCAACCTGGCGCGCCTTTCCAAGAGCGCTTCCATACAGACGAAAATTGCGGAGGTTCCCGCCGGCCTGTCGCTGCTTTCTTCTCCGGCCGTGACCGTGAACGTGGAAGTGAAAACGCTGAACGACACCCGCGACTACGAAGAGATTCCCATTGCGGTGACGGGCGCGTCCGCCGATGTGCGCTGGGCCGTCGAACCGGCGACGGTGACCGTGTATGTCGAGGGGACCGCCAATGTTTTGCAGGACTTGACGCTGAAAGATCTTGAACTGACGGCTTTCGTCGACGTTTCCAATATTGTCGCTCCGTCGATGCGCCTGCCGGTCCATCTGAAACGAAAAGAAATCGCCGGAGTCGAATCGGTCGGCGTTGAACCGTTGACCGTAAAGGTGACGCGGCAGTCTCAATAA
- a CDS encoding chromate transporter, with amino-acid sequence MTDLIALFFIFAKVSLLTFGGGLASLPFLYEVFVTEKAWLTAGVFSETVALAQMTPGPIILNSATLLGYRFAGLAGSITGTVAVVVAPLLVVMALVWIFENASGAARLWVDRIRVAMRPVVVGLLAVALWTVALPVLHRRELWAFAGLSAAFYFAVPFLRKYPQILLFGMALLAVVLYALGMASLAAA; translated from the coding sequence ATGACGGATCTGATTGCCCTGTTTTTCATCTTCGCCAAGGTCAGTCTGCTCACCTTCGGCGGCGGCCTGGCGTCGCTGCCGTTCCTCTATGAAGTCTTCGTCACCGAAAAGGCCTGGCTGACGGCCGGCGTGTTCAGCGAGACCGTCGCGCTTGCGCAGATGACGCCCGGTCCCATCATTCTCAATTCGGCCACGCTGCTGGGCTACCGCTTCGCCGGGCTCGCCGGCTCCATTACCGGCACAGTGGCCGTTGTCGTCGCGCCGCTGCTGGTGGTGATGGCGCTGGTGTGGATTTTCGAGAACGCTTCCGGCGCGGCGCGCCTTTGGGTCGACCGCATCCGCGTCGCCATGCGCCCCGTCGTGGTGGGGCTGCTGGCCGTGGCGCTGTGGACGGTGGCGCTGCCCGTGCTCCATCGCCGCGAGCTCTGGGCCTTTGCGGGATTGAGCGCCGCGTTCTATTTCGCCGTCCCGTTCCTGCGCAAGTACCCTCAGATCTTGCTGTTCGGCATGGCGCTGCTGGCCGTCGTCCTCTACGCCCTCGGCATGGCGTCGCTCGCCGCGGCGTAA
- a CDS encoding 3-oxoacyl-ACP synthase III family protein codes for MNRGMSVRGISWCLPERFETNEDLVREFGTWTPEKIYKKTGIVRRHIADVDKPVSHYLAMAGEKFFAERPAVSRDSIDMLVVCCEARDYIAPATACVVHHKLGLRKSCGAVDYELGCSGYVYGLSIAKGYIAAGIADRVLLITGDEVTRYVNKHDKAIRTIFGDGYTATLLEASERDRVTGFDLGTDGSGLRDIIIEAGETALPRSESTAVERVNRFGNVHSQENVVMDGRQVLEFSLREVPGSVQRCLERAGVGKEELDLIVFHQASRLLLEQVRDEMRFPEDKFVISLEDKGNTVSSTIPIALGECAEQGRLKAGMKVLLSGFGVGLSWGTVLVEWGTDDGAE; via the coding sequence ATGAACAGAGGTATGTCAGTCAGAGGCATTTCCTGGTGCCTGCCGGAGCGATTCGAGACCAACGAGGATCTGGTCAGGGAATTTGGCACGTGGACGCCCGAAAAAATTTACAAGAAAACCGGCATCGTCAGACGTCATATCGCGGACGTCGACAAGCCCGTGTCCCATTATCTGGCCATGGCGGGCGAGAAGTTCTTTGCCGAACGCCCGGCAGTTTCCCGCGACAGCATCGACATGCTGGTGGTCTGCTGCGAGGCCCGCGACTACATCGCGCCCGCCACTGCGTGCGTGGTCCATCACAAGCTGGGGTTGCGGAAAAGCTGCGGCGCCGTGGACTACGAACTGGGCTGTTCCGGTTACGTGTACGGGCTCTCCATCGCCAAGGGCTACATCGCTGCCGGAATCGCCGACCGCGTGCTGCTGATCACCGGCGACGAAGTGACGCGCTATGTCAACAAACACGACAAGGCGATCCGCACCATTTTCGGCGACGGCTATACGGCCACGCTCCTTGAGGCGAGCGAGCGCGACCGCGTCACCGGCTTCGACCTCGGCACCGATGGCTCGGGGCTTCGCGATATCATCATCGAAGCGGGGGAGACGGCGCTGCCCCGTTCGGAAAGCACGGCCGTGGAGCGGGTGAACCGCTTCGGCAACGTGCACAGCCAGGAGAATGTGGTCATGGACGGCCGCCAGGTGCTCGAGTTCTCCTTGAGAGAAGTTCCCGGTTCGGTGCAGCGTTGCCTGGAACGCGCCGGCGTCGGAAAAGAGGAGCTTGACCTGATCGTTTTTCATCAGGCGTCCCGGCTTCTGCTGGAGCAGGTGCGAGACGAAATGCGTTTCCCCGAGGACAAGTTTGTGATCAGCCTTGAAGACAAAGGCAACACGGTCTCTTCGACGATCCCGATCGCGCTGGGCGAATGCGCGGAACAAGGGCGGCTGAAAGCGGGCATGAAGGTCCTGTTGTCCGGCTTCGGCGTGGGCTTGTCGTGGGGGACGGTGTTGGTGGAGTGGGGGACGGACGACGGCGCAGAATAG
- a CDS encoding chromate transporter, with translation MESQIEEQAEKKELGLFSIFMMIFKISAFTLGGGAVLIGLIQEAVNRTGLVPEEKTADMLALSLAAPGAMGISMSYQAGLALGGPAGAAAAVFGMALPPFIAILVLSSWLLAHMGSGYISAFFSGATAGLVVVLGAIVWKLGKKNALVSVKDAAICLLVAAAVLIFKVSAVWGLIGGTIVALIVNLLLEKEGKRA, from the coding sequence GTGGAATCACAGATAGAAGAACAGGCAGAAAAAAAGGAGCTCGGGCTTTTTTCGATCTTCATGATGATCTTCAAGATCAGCGCCTTCACGCTCGGCGGCGGCGCCGTGCTCATCGGCCTGATCCAGGAAGCGGTGAACCGCACGGGGCTGGTTCCCGAAGAAAAAACGGCCGACATGCTGGCGCTTTCGCTGGCGGCTCCCGGCGCGATGGGCATCAGCATGTCCTATCAGGCGGGGCTGGCGCTCGGCGGCCCGGCCGGCGCGGCGGCGGCCGTGTTCGGCATGGCGCTGCCGCCCTTCATCGCCATTCTTGTGCTTTCCAGCTGGCTGCTGGCGCACATGGGCTCGGGCTACATTTCCGCGTTCTTCAGCGGCGCCACGGCCGGCCTGGTGGTCGTGCTCGGCGCCATCGTCTGGAAGCTGGGCAAGAAAAACGCTCTCGTCAGCGTTAAGGATGCCGCGATCTGCCTGCTGGTCGCCGCGGCGGTGCTGATCTTCAAGGTCTCCGCGGTGTGGGGACTGATCGGCGGCACGATCGTGGCGCTGATCGTCAACCTGCTTCTCGAGAAGGAAGGGAAAAGGGCATGA
- the glmM gene encoding phosphoglucosamine mutase, whose protein sequence is MDVKSTPAPRCRCLFGTDGVRDIANRGSMTPEMALRLGRAYVLFLIQRGTPRPKIVVGRDTRRSGKMLESALVAGMMSAGAEVILLGVIPTPAVSYGVLFFKAQGGAIISASHNPPEYNGIKFLSGAGQKLRDSEELEIEDYLGDDLIDDWRPSGASIGEMVSEEGFAIMYADRVLQILDSDRLSGMKIVFDCANGAASTVVPLIAQKLECESVLIGAEPDGLNINEKSGVMHLEALTEAVRANDADIGIAYDGDADRVLLVDRQGKVIDGDIVLWVLARWLQREGILGSGVVATVMSNGILENHLRKEGIQVFRCAVGDRYVLDMMKSTASGLGGEQSGHVIIDHYVRTGDGLCTGFAFLRACRELGEVPETLVDRFDPFPQELTNITVSDRDKVMQDAELRNAIEQTNRELGTTGRVFLRSSGTEPLIRLLVECKDRDTLASLSKKFGAMIRAL, encoded by the coding sequence ATGGATGTTAAAAGCACGCCGGCGCCGCGTTGTCGCTGTCTGTTCGGCACCGATGGAGTGCGCGACATCGCCAACAGGGGATCTATGACTCCGGAGATGGCGCTTCGTCTGGGAAGGGCGTATGTCCTGTTTTTGATTCAGCGCGGCACGCCGCGCCCCAAGATCGTGGTCGGGCGCGATACGCGGCGTTCGGGCAAAATGCTGGAATCGGCGCTTGTCGCGGGAATGATGTCCGCGGGAGCCGAGGTTATTTTGCTGGGCGTGATCCCGACTCCGGCCGTAAGCTACGGAGTTCTTTTCTTCAAAGCGCAGGGCGGAGCGATCATCAGCGCTTCCCATAATCCGCCGGAATACAACGGCATCAAATTTCTCAGCGGCGCGGGACAAAAGCTGCGCGACAGCGAAGAGCTGGAGATCGAGGATTATCTCGGGGACGACCTGATCGACGACTGGCGGCCTTCCGGAGCTTCCATCGGCGAGATGGTTTCGGAGGAGGGTTTTGCGATCATGTACGCCGACCGCGTGCTCCAGATCCTCGACAGCGATCGCCTTTCCGGCATGAAGATCGTTTTCGACTGCGCCAACGGCGCCGCTTCGACCGTCGTCCCATTGATCGCGCAAAAGCTTGAGTGCGAGAGCGTGCTGATCGGCGCCGAGCCCGACGGACTGAACATCAACGAGAAAAGCGGCGTCATGCATTTGGAGGCTTTGACCGAGGCGGTGCGGGCAAATGACGCCGATATCGGCATCGCTTATGACGGAGACGCCGATCGCGTCCTGTTGGTCGACCGGCAGGGCAAGGTCATCGACGGCGACATCGTGCTTTGGGTTCTGGCGCGCTGGCTGCAGCGGGAAGGCATTCTCGGCAGTGGCGTCGTCGCGACGGTGATGAGCAACGGCATTCTGGAAAATCATCTGCGCAAGGAAGGAATTCAGGTTTTCCGCTGTGCCGTGGGCGACCGATACGTTCTTGACATGATGAAAAGCACGGCTTCCGGACTGGGCGGCGAACAATCCGGGCACGTGATCATCGACCATTACGTCAGAACCGGCGACGGGCTCTGCACGGGCTTCGCCTTCCTGCGCGCATGCCGCGAGTTGGGGGAAGTGCCTGAAACTCTGGTGGACCGTTTCGATCCGTTCCCGCAGGAACTGACGAATATCACTGTCTCGGATCGGGATAAGGTTATGCAGGACGCGGAATTGAGAAATGCCATCGAACAGACGAATCGCGAATTGGGGACGACCGGGCGCGTGTTTTTGCGTTCTTCGGGGACGGAACCGCTGATCCGTCTGCTGGTGGAATGCAAGGACCGCGATACGCTCGCGTCGCTGTCGAAGAAGTTCGGCGCGATGATTCGCGCTCTTTAG
- a CDS encoding sodium ion-translocating decarboxylase subunit beta — protein sequence MSVVSEAFARIVGESGFAGLTGGNIVMLLVAFVLLYLAIGRGFEPLLLIPIAFGCLLANLPLSGITSGPVLDALGNETQAGGFLYYMSFGTVKEIYPVIIFMGIGAMTDFTPLLANPITFLLGAAAQLGVFIALFGAMMLGFSVQEAASIAIIGGADGPTSIYLCSKLAPQILGAVAVASYSYMSLVPLIQPPIIKLCTSKADRAITMDKLRPVSKLERILFPIVVTVVTGLILPMSVPLIGVLMFGNLLRECGCADRLSDTAQNAIMNTTTIFLSLTVGATMEADKFLTLGTIKIIVLGLIAFMASTAGGCWFGQILKGLSGGKINPMIGAAGVSAVPMAARVVQVVCQKENPGHFLLMHAMGPNVAGVIGTAVAAAVMLTLLSH from the coding sequence ATGAGCGTTGTTTCTGAAGCGTTTGCCCGCATTGTCGGCGAGTCCGGCTTTGCGGGGCTGACGGGCGGCAACATTGTCATGTTGCTGGTGGCGTTTGTCTTGCTGTACCTGGCCATTGGCCGCGGCTTCGAGCCGCTGCTGCTGATCCCCATCGCGTTTGGCTGCCTTCTGGCCAACCTGCCTCTGTCGGGCATCACCTCCGGGCCCGTGCTCGACGCTCTGGGCAATGAGACGCAGGCCGGCGGATTCCTGTACTATATGTCCTTCGGCACGGTCAAGGAGATCTACCCCGTCATCATCTTCATGGGCATCGGCGCCATGACCGACTTTACCCCGCTTCTGGCCAACCCCATCACGTTCCTCCTCGGCGCCGCCGCTCAGCTGGGCGTTTTCATCGCCCTGTTCGGCGCCATGATGCTGGGCTTCAGCGTACAGGAAGCCGCTTCGATCGCCATCATCGGCGGCGCCGACGGGCCGACCAGCATCTATCTGTGCTCGAAACTGGCGCCTCAGATTCTCGGCGCGGTCGCCGTGGCTTCGTACAGCTACATGTCGCTGGTTCCCCTGATCCAGCCTCCGATCATCAAGCTGTGCACCAGCAAGGCCGACCGTGCCATCACGATGGACAAGCTTCGTCCCGTCAGCAAGCTTGAAAGGATTTTGTTCCCCATCGTCGTCACGGTCGTGACCGGTCTGATCCTGCCCATGTCGGTGCCTTTGATCGGCGTGCTTATGTTCGGCAATCTGCTCCGCGAGTGCGGCTGCGCCGACCGCCTCAGCGACACGGCCCAGAACGCGATCATGAACACCACCACGATTTTCCTGTCGCTGACCGTCGGGGCCACGATGGAAGCCGACAAGTTCCTGACCCTCGGCACGATCAAGATCATCGTCCTCGGGCTGATCGCCTTCATGGCCAGCACGGCGGGCGGCTGCTGGTTCGGACAGATCCTGAAGGGACTGAGCGGCGGCAAGATCAACCCGATGATCGGCGCTGCCGGCGTGTCCGCCGTTCCCATGGCGGCCCGCGTCGTCCAGGTGGTCTGTCAGAAGGAGAACCCCGGACACTTCCTGCTGATGCACGCCATGGGGCCCAACGTGGCCGGCGTCATCGGCACGGCCGTCGCCGCGGCCGTCATGCTGACGCTGCTGTCTCACTGA
- the glmS gene encoding glutamine--fructose-6-phosphate transaminase (isomerizing) encodes MCGIVGYVGAKNACEIVVRGLERLEYRGYDSAGVAVCEKGAFRTVKTVGKVAKLKELVGAGGLSGNIGIGHTRWATHGGVTTANAHPHTDEKHTVVLVHNGIIENYKELRDELVARNVHFSSETDTEVAAQLLARLYDGEPVKALCRLFKKCRGAFAFVLVFGDRPDELYCVRKGAPLVVALGDGEAYCASDVPAIVEHADKVIFLNEGEICRLSTSGAEFWDLDGVAHQRRTVSVEVDAAMIDKAGYPHFMLKEINEQGSVLRRALFGRTASDLIDLGGEWGIAPEKAKTFKRMDLVACGTSFYAATVAQRVLEKYLKIDIRVDIASEYRYRPLRADGDTMAVFVSQSGETLDTLEALRHVKGAGAYTVAVTNAPNSSIAREVDDVIRLNAGIEIGVAATKTFTAQMAVLILAGLYLAKLRGELSAADEKRLAGAMQDLPYKVEQTLLLKNSVKALARKFGAARDFLFLGRGVSYPVAMEGALKLKEISYVHAEAYAAGEMKHGPIALLDEKLPVVVIAPADDLLEKILANVEETRARKAPVIIVTTENVPDVNDAAGTIKVPMTEAELTPFLTVLPLQIFAYESALLRGCDIDQPRNLAKSVTVE; translated from the coding sequence ATGTGTGGAATTGTTGGTTATGTCGGCGCCAAGAATGCCTGCGAGATTGTCGTTCGAGGGCTGGAGCGCCTTGAATATCGCGGGTACGACTCTGCGGGAGTAGCCGTCTGCGAGAAGGGCGCCTTCAGGACGGTCAAAACCGTGGGCAAGGTGGCGAAGCTGAAAGAACTTGTCGGAGCGGGCGGCCTGAGCGGAAACATCGGCATCGGGCACACTCGCTGGGCCACTCACGGCGGCGTGACGACGGCGAACGCCCATCCTCACACCGATGAGAAGCATACGGTGGTTCTCGTCCACAATGGGATCATCGAAAACTACAAGGAACTCCGCGACGAACTCGTCGCTCGGAACGTGCACTTCAGCTCGGAGACGGATACGGAAGTTGCGGCGCAGCTTCTTGCCCGGCTCTATGACGGAGAACCTGTCAAAGCCCTGTGCCGGCTCTTCAAGAAGTGCCGCGGAGCGTTTGCCTTTGTGCTTGTTTTCGGCGATCGACCGGATGAACTCTACTGCGTGAGGAAAGGCGCGCCGCTGGTCGTCGCTCTGGGAGACGGCGAAGCGTATTGCGCGTCGGACGTCCCGGCAATCGTCGAGCATGCGGACAAAGTGATCTTTTTGAACGAAGGCGAGATCTGTCGTCTGAGCACATCGGGCGCCGAGTTCTGGGATCTTGACGGCGTTGCGCACCAGCGCCGCACTGTTTCCGTGGAAGTGGACGCGGCGATGATCGACAAAGCCGGCTACCCGCATTTCATGTTGAAAGAAATCAACGAGCAGGGCTCCGTCCTGCGTCGCGCGCTTTTTGGCCGTACCGCAAGCGACCTGATCGATCTCGGCGGCGAGTGGGGGATCGCGCCTGAAAAGGCCAAGACGTTCAAGCGAATGGATCTCGTTGCCTGCGGCACGTCCTTCTATGCCGCAACCGTCGCGCAGCGAGTGTTGGAGAAATATCTGAAGATCGACATTCGCGTCGACATCGCTTCCGAATACCGATATCGACCGCTCAGAGCCGACGGGGATACCATGGCGGTTTTCGTATCCCAGTCGGGAGAGACCCTTGACACGCTCGAGGCGCTTCGGCATGTAAAGGGAGCGGGGGCTTACACCGTCGCCGTGACGAACGCCCCCAATTCATCGATTGCGCGTGAAGTGGACGACGTGATCCGCCTGAACGCCGGCATCGAAATCGGCGTGGCGGCGACGAAAACGTTCACGGCGCAGATGGCGGTGCTGATTTTGGCCGGGCTGTACCTGGCCAAGCTCCGCGGCGAACTGTCCGCCGCGGACGAAAAACGCCTCGCTGGAGCGATGCAGGATTTGCCGTACAAGGTGGAGCAGACGCTGCTTCTGAAAAACTCCGTCAAAGCGCTGGCCCGCAAATTCGGCGCGGCGCGGGATTTTCTGTTTTTGGGGCGGGGCGTTTCCTATCCGGTGGCCATGGAAGGCGCTCTGAAGCTGAAAGAGATCTCCTACGTCCATGCGGAGGCATATGCCGCCGGAGAAATGAAACACGGCCCGATCGCCTTGCTCGACGAGAAACTTCCCGTCGTAGTGATTGCGCCCGCAGACGATCTGTTGGAAAAAATTCTTGCCAACGTGGAGGAAACTCGCGCCAGAAAAGCGCCGGTAATCATTGTCACCACGGAAAACGTTCCCGACGTGAACGACGCGGCGGGAACGATCAAGGTACCGATGACCGAAGCCGAGTTAACGCCTTTCCTGACGGTCCTGCCGCTGCAGATATTCGCTTACGAGTCCGCGCTGCTGCGCGGTTGCGATATCGATCAGCCGCGAAATCTGGCAAAGAGCGTCACCGTCGAATGA